In Clupea harengus chromosome 13, Ch_v2.0.2, whole genome shotgun sequence, one DNA window encodes the following:
- the LOC105911518 gene encoding mucosal pentraxin-like — protein sequence MQTLFIVSILFTACCAVPQDLSGKMFTFPVESNTARVTLLPSRVNFKSVTVCLRYLTELTRHYALFSMASRSSDNDFLIFKTANKGHFDVWTRGQASGFRGLPDEPNTWYSSCSTWESNSGLAQIWINGNPSTRKVGFKGNLDGAPSIVLGQEQDSVGGGFAAGESFVGMITDVLMWDYALSACEIQQFTSDLHFIPGDVINWRALDFTITGDVVVEDNQIYGCFS from the exons ATGCAGACGCTTTTTATCGTAAGCATCTTATTCACAGCCTGTTGTGCTGTTCCTCAAg ATCTATCAGGGAAAATGTTCACCTTTCCAGTGGAGTCCAATACTGCTCGTGTCACACTCCTACCATCACGAGTAAACTTCAAATCCGTAACAGTCTGCCTCAG gTACCTTACCGAACTTACTCGACACTACGCTCTCTTTTCGATGGCATCCCGTAGCAGTGACAATGACTTCCTGATCTTCAAAACCGCAAATAAAGGCCATTTCGATGTGTGGACACGTGGCCAAGCCTCTGGTTTTAGGGGCCTACCAGATGAGCCAAACACCTGGTACTCGAGCTGCAGCACTTGGGAATCCAACTCTGGATTGGCTCAGATCTGGATCAATGGGAATCCAAGCACCAGGAAGGTTGGATTCAAAGGTAATCTGGATGGAGCCCCAAGCATAGTACTGGGACAAGAGCAAGACTCTGTGGGTGGAGGGTTTGCTGCTGGAGAGTCATTCGTAGGGATGATCACTGATGTCCTCATGTGGGACTATGCCCTCTCTGCTTGTGAGATCCAACAGTTTACTAGCGACCTGCATTTCATCCCTGGAGATGTCATCAACTGGAGGGCGCTTGATTTTACCATCACTGGGGATGTTGTAGTTGAGGACAATCAGATATATGGCTGTTTTTCGTAG